One stretch of Zingiber officinale cultivar Zhangliang chromosome 6B, Zo_v1.1, whole genome shotgun sequence DNA includes these proteins:
- the LOC121992508 gene encoding 1-aminocyclopropane-1-carboxylate oxidase-like, translating into MAIPVIDFSKLEGKERAETLAQIDNGCQQWGFFQLVNHGIPVELLERVKKVCTECYRHRAEAFKASRPVQLLDQLVREEEEVAGEVNNNKKKLDDVDWEDVFVLQDDNQWPSHPPQFKETMREYRTEVKKLAEKLMETMEENLGLEKGTFKNQFTGNGEHEPFFGTKVSHYPPCPRLDLVELGLRPHTDAGGVILLFQDDRVGGLQILKDGEWVDVQPLANAIVINTGDQIEVVSNGRYKSVWHRVLATGNGNRRSVASFYNPSVKAVICPASASAVDETSGAYPEFLFGDYMDVYVKQKYMPKEPRFEAVKAIN; encoded by the exons ATGGCTATTCCGGTAATCGACTTCTCCAAGCTGGAAGGGAAGGAGAGGGCCGAGACTCTGGCTCAGATCGACAATGGATGCCAACAGTGGGGATTCTTCCAG CTGGTGAACCATGGGATTCCGGTCGAGCTGCTAGAACGCGTGAAGAAGGTGTGCACGGAGTGCTACAGGCACAGAGCCGAGGCCTTCAAGGCATCTAGGCCGGTGCAGCTCCTCGACCAACTCGTtcgggaagaagaagaggtcGCTGGAGAAGtaaacaacaacaagaaaaagTTGGACGATGTGGACTGGGAGGACGTCTTTGTTCTCCAAGACGACAACCAATGGCCATCCCACCCTCCCCAattcaa GGAGACGATGAGGGAGTACAGAACGGAGGTGAAAAAGTTAGCCGAGAAATTGATGGAAACCATGGAAGAAAACCTGGGGCTGGAGAAGGGCACCTTCAAGAACCAGTTCACCGGAAACGGCGAGCACGAGCCGTTCTTCGGCACCAAG GTGAGCCACTACCCGCCCTGCCCGCGGTTGGACCTTGTGGAGCTGGGCCTCCGCCCCCACACCGACGCTGGCGGCGTCATCCTCCTCTTCCAAGATGACCGTGTCGGAGGCTTGCAGATCCTCAAGGACGGCGAGTGGGTGGACGTGCAGCCGTTGGCCAATGCCATCGTCATTAACACCGGGGACCAGATCGAGGTGGTCAGCAATGGGCGGTACAAGAGCGTGTGGCACCGCGTGCTCGCCACCGGCAATGGCAACCGCCGCTCCGTCGCCTCCTTCTACAACCCTTCAGTGAAGGCCGTCATTTGTCCGGCTTCGGCCTCCGCCGTCGACGAGACCAGTGGCGCCTACCCCGAGTTTCTCTTCGGGGACTACATGGACGTGTACGTGAAGCAGAAGTACATGCCCAAAGAACCAAGATTTGAAGCGGTCAAAGCAATTAATTAA
- the LOC121992509 gene encoding 1-aminocyclopropane-1-carboxylate oxidase-like, giving the protein MAIPVIDFSKLEGKERAQTLAQIDNGCQQWGFFQLVNHGIPVELLERVKKVCTECYRHRAEAFKASKPMQLLDQLVREEEEVAGEVNNKKKKLDDVDWEDVFLLQDDNQWPSHPPQFKETMSEYRTEVKKLAEKLMETMEENLGLEKGTFKNQFTGNGEHEPFFGTKVSHYPPCPRLDLVELGLRPHTDAGGVILLFQDDRVGGLQILKDGEWVDVQPLANAIVINTGDQIEVVSNGRYKSVWHRVLATGNGNRRSVASFYNPSVKAVICPASASAVDETTGAYPEFLFGDYMDVYVKQKYMPKEPRFEAVKAIN; this is encoded by the exons atggCTATTCCAGTAATCGACTTCTCCAAGCTGGAAGGCAAGGAGAGGGCCCAGACTCTGGCTCAGATCGACAATGGATGCCAACAGTGGGGATTCTTCCAG CTGGTGAACCATGGGATTCCGGTGGAGCTGCTTGAACGCGTGAAGAAGGTGTGCACGGAGTGCTACAGGCACAGAGCCGAGGCCTTCAAGGCGTCCAAGCCGATGCAGCTCCTCGACCAACTCGTtcgggaagaagaagaggtcGCTGGAGAAGTAAAcaataagaagaagaagttggACGATGTGGACTGGGAGGACGTCTTTCTTCTCCAAGACGACAACCAGTGGCCATCCCACCCTCCCCAattcaa GGAGACGATGAGTGAGTACAGAACGGAGGTGAAAAAGTTAGCCGAGAAATTGATGGAAACCATGGAAGAAAACCTGGGGCTGGAGAAGGGCACCTTCAAGAACCAGTTCACCGGAAACGGCGAGCACGAGCCGTTCTTCGGCACCAAG GTGAGCCACTACCCGCCCTGCCCGCGGTTGGACCTTGTGGAGCTGGGCCTCCGCCCCCACACCGACGCTGGCGGCGTCATCCTCCTCTTCCAAGATGACCGTGTCGGAGGCTTGCAGATCCTCAAGGACGGCGAGTGGGTGGACGTGCAGCCGTTGGCCAATGCCATCGTCATTAACACCGGGGACCAGATCGAGGTGGTCAGCAATGGGCGGTACAAGAGCGTATGGCACCGCGTGCTCGCCACCGGCAATGGCAACCGCCGCTCCGTCGCCTCCTTCTACAACCCTTCAGTGAAGGCCGTCATTTGTCCGGCTTCGGCCTCCGCCGTCGACGAGACCACTGGCGCCTACCCCGAGTTTCTCTTCGGGGACTACATGGACGTGTACGTGAAGCAGAAGTACATGCCCAAAGAACCAAGATTTGAGGCGGTCAAAGCAATTAATTAA